In Candidatus Hydrogenedentota bacterium, the following proteins share a genomic window:
- the ispE gene encoding 4-(cytidine 5'-diphospho)-2-C-methyl-D-erythritol kinase, with translation MKSVCVHSHAKINFYLDVVRKRRDGYHDIETIFQTVSLTDTVLAEPRASDLSMECTNPALECGPSNLVLKAAALLREHTGFTGGAHLVLTKRIPVAAGLAGGSGNAAAALVALNLMWELGLSNARLERLAIALGSDVPYCLVGGTVAATGRGERMAALNPIPETWLVLMHPPLAVSTRAVYTSPLLHISKERPFAGRTPSFRKAIQALESGDVAGATRNTMERVAFSMHPELEALVQRLRDASCAVAAMSGSGPTLFGVCTGRAHAEEVAALLGEHACSVVHTVPCALRVEHG, from the coding sequence GTGAAGTCTGTTTGTGTTCATTCGCATGCCAAAATCAACTTCTATCTCGACGTTGTTCGCAAACGTCGCGACGGGTATCACGACATCGAGACGATATTTCAGACGGTGTCGCTGACGGATACGGTGTTGGCTGAGCCGCGCGCGTCGGACTTGTCGATGGAATGCACGAATCCGGCGCTGGAGTGTGGTCCTTCCAACCTTGTGCTGAAAGCGGCGGCGTTGCTGCGCGAACACACGGGATTCACAGGCGGCGCGCATCTGGTGCTTACGAAGCGCATCCCCGTGGCAGCGGGATTGGCAGGAGGGTCTGGGAACGCGGCTGCCGCGCTCGTGGCACTGAATCTGATGTGGGAACTGGGGTTGTCGAACGCGCGCCTGGAGCGCTTGGCCATAGCGCTTGGATCGGATGTGCCATATTGCCTCGTCGGAGGGACTGTCGCCGCGACGGGCCGGGGCGAGCGCATGGCGGCGCTGAACCCAATACCAGAGACGTGGCTGGTGCTGATGCATCCCCCGCTGGCGGTGAGCACGCGCGCCGTCTATACGAGCCCGCTGCTGCACATCAGTAAGGAACGGCCGTTCGCGGGGCGGACTCCGTCGTTTCGTAAGGCGATTCAGGCGTTGGAGAGCGGCGATGTGGCGGGCGCGACGCGGAACACGATGGAACGCGTGGCATTCTCAATGCATCCGGAACTTGAGGCGTTGGTTCAACGGTTGCGCGATGCGAGTTGCGCGGTCGCGGCGATGAGCGGCAGCGGCCCGACCCTCTTCGGGGTATGCACGGGCCGCGCGCACGCGGAGGAAGTCGCGGCATTGCTGGGTGAACACGCATGCAGCGTCGTTCATACGGTGCCGTGCGCACTGCGTGTCGAGCATGGATGA